The stretch of DNA TTGGTTTAGGCATGGCAttgcttttaaaagattacttCCATATTTGACAACAATTCTAACTGGAGATTATAAAGCAAATAGTCAATTTTAAAACACTACGGAATACAAGAGggcttctttttgttgttgtttgtttatacAAAATGATTGCCTAGAGTTAACAGGCTGAGTCCTGAAGCCCTCATTTCATAATACTACTGAAGATCTATCACCAGGGAGAATCCAGCAGAGGTTGTTTAATGCACTTAATTGAGATTATCtgagcttttgttttaaattactttgGGAAAAGTCTAGGTACAAACGGCTTCTTTGAAAGGTAAACATACTTAACCTCTACGAAAAAAGGTTCAATTTAAGTTCTTTGAAATTCTTCAAACAGGCAGTAGCACCAGCCCTTATTAATTAAATGGAAGTATGAACTGAATAATGTATGAAGATTAAATCTATATACATCAGTACAAGTATTAATATAATTCTATTaatagtgttttcattattttacaattGTTTGAGAATGCAATCAAGTATTCTATTAGAAAAGCAACCTTGACAATTTCagtaatttcaaaagtaaaaatatagtatatgcTGTTTTGGCTATAAAGTAtggttaataataaaattttaaaaaatggattccttattttgtttcatcTAAGAAGCAGGTCATATTAGAGTGGACCAAGAATGGCATATACTGTATGTATTAGTTATGATAGGTAAATAGTCAAAAGTTGGTTTAACGTTTTTTGCCCTATCTTCCTCAGCTCCTTGACCTGTTTATGGTTTGGGATTGGTCTACTTATCTAGCTGATTATGGACAGCCAGCTTCTAAGTACCTTCGGGTGAATCCAAATACAGCTCTTACTCTTTTGGAGAAGTGAGTATATCCTGAAGACTTCTTTGCATACATAACATTTTAGCATTTTGTGATTTAGTGATGATTGAACAACTAGAGATTTTCAACAAAAGAGAAATGTCTAAATGGAGCTTAAAAGCTCAGTCCATTTTAATCACCAAAACATAaccctttctctttcctggtGTAGTGTCAGTGTGGTTTTATGAGATTGCTGTTTATATTGATGTGAACAAAATTTTGACGCATCTTGTCCAATTAAAAAGAAGTTTAGGTGTTACTTTTCCCTCTCATGATGTGGCAGGTTTTCCTTTCACTTTAATCATATTTCATTTCAGGTATCActattaaaattttcagtttttgaagtaaaagtgtttattattttcccacattttaaaatatctatcatGTATTTGATTTGAGAGGACAAAAGgaactgtttaaaataaatgtaaattggggatccctgggtggctcagtggtttaacacctgcctttggcccaggatgtgatcctggagtcccaggatcaagtccccactttaggctccctgcatggagcctgcttcaccctctgcctgtgtctctgcctctctctctctctctatctctatctctctatctctctgtgtgtctcatgaataaataaaatcttaaaaataaaataaaataaaataaaataaaataaaataaaataaaataaaacaaatgtaaatttattttaccaTGCCATGAAACACTACTgaggccacaaaaaaaaaaaaaaaaaaaaaaagaaagaaagaaagaaaaaaaatgctgctttagattttctaatgttatttttccttcaccTTGTTTTGCTATGAATGTGATTTGCAGAGTCCATAGAGGGTATGTATTTTAGCATACTTTGTGGGATGATactagaaaatattatattagaaaaattaacataCTTTAGACTTACATACTAATGCAGAAACCCCacttgaggggcagcccgggtggctcagtggtttagcgctgcctttggcccagggtgtgatcctggagacctgggatcaagtcccaggtctggctcccagcatggagcctgtttcttcctctgcctgtgtctctctgcctctctctctgtgtgtctcatgaataaatcaataaagaatctttaaaaaaaaaaaacccacttgatATAGAGCATAAAATAAAGCTACTAATTTTTTGTGTAAttactttctctgtatttttattagtCTCCACTttctttgaagtatatttttcaaGCATAAGAATTAGTATGAGATAATTCAGAGCATGCCAAGATATTTTACTTGTGACAGCAtagcttttaatttccttttaccAAGCTTCTTCATTCACATATATTCCTAGGATGAAGGATACTAGcaaaaagaacaatatatttGCTCAGTTCAGGAAGAATGATCGAGACAAGCAGAAGTTGATAGAGACAGTCGTGAAACAGCTGAGAAGTTTGGTGAATGGGATGTCCCAGCATACATAGACTTGGATTGCACTCCGTGACACCAAATCTGTGATTCAACATTGATCTCTAACAAGCACGGGTCATGATAGTTTAATTTGTTTGCAGCATTTAAAAATGCAGTAGAAAAAAAGACACTGATGAGAgatgaaacaagaaacaaaaatatcatttgtatggatttttaaataactggatactattttatatatggaaagtgtgacattaattttttcacatttagggaaaaaaggcaaaatgtaatatataaattcGGTCAAAGTTGTGTATGTAACTGATTTTAAACACATTAGAAAAACCTTATATGCCTCTAcatagaagtatttttttctatttagacTTGAAtgtcttttctgttgtttttttttttttttcatcactatCCAGTTTTGAAATGCCATCATGTCTGATATGGGAGTATTTCACTGTCATTTTgtggcttaatttttattttcatttcaatatgaTTTAAGTAGACTAAATTTTCCAATATTGCAGATTCTGAGGGGAAAATATGCAAATCTTTAAAGATCCCTGAAATCAAACTTGATTTAACTCAGTAAGAATGTGAATTATTTGTTCTGCTTGGGTGGTTTAATTTAATGGTTctgaatatgaaagaaataaaaaggtgtTTGGATTTTCTAAAAATGCAGTGTTGTTTCTGGTTAGCAGAGTTAATATTTCTAACCATATTATTTGTAGCTGACCCCATTCTAGGatttatttggtttggtttggttcaagttaaaagaggaaaggaatgaaGTGAGGTAAACCACTTCAGGTGCTGCTTGTGCTAGGGTAGATATGTTTGTACACACAGAAGTTTCTACAGGGGTCAGGTTACTTTATTCAGATAGCAGATGTCAGTACCTATCCTTTGTATGGAAACAAGCCAAACGAAATGAACTCTGGAAAATCTAAAATGAATGTACATTTTCTTCTGTGTAGATTACCGTGGTCCAAATGGAAATACCAGTCTGATCCcaactttcttttcattgtatttatgcTAAATATTCCTTTTGCATTTTCAGGATTTATGCCTGTAAGAAACTTACACTTGACTCTGTAAAATAAGTGTAAAGAATTATATGTACATTTCTTGATTTtgtgaagaaacattaaaaaggTTGAGCAAGTTGTAGAAAATGCATTGCTGTTGAATTTATCCGGAGGTTCCTTATTGAAAACAACTTCTTCCTTTAGAAAGACTTTTATTCCCTGGTTATTGGAATAGGGAGTGTCACCAAAACAAAGATATAAGCATTTATTCTCTTCACCATCTCAATCTTTCAAgtacttcacattttaaaaaacactacaTGGAAAACATGGCAATTCTTGCGGCACAGTAAAATCTGGGAGCTAGAAGAGGAGTGGTGCACAGCTAGCTCTTTTGAAGACTGGAATGTGGCTGTCCGTCGCCTGCCTTCCCCAGCCCCGCGGGACACTCAGGGCGTCTCCCTGGCTTTGGTTGAGGCGTCCCCAGATGCGGGGACACTCCGCTGTTGCACGGCTTGAAGCAGACCACGGTGGGTTCGCAGCCACGACGGTGTGAGATTCACCTTCTTTCGTAATACATCCGACACCCCTGCCCCTCGCCGCCTACTCTCGGGTTGCCCTGTAGGGACCGGGACGCCAACGCCCTGGGAGATCTGGAGCGCTCGGACCGGACGCAAACGGAGAAGCATCTTGGGAGACCGAacggggtggggtggagtggccTTCCGAGCGCGAGGGGACGGCGAATTCGGCCCCGGGGACCGGAAAGGCGCCGGGAGATACCCGCTGCTGGCGGGATTACGGAGTCTCGGCGAAGCTTCGGGCCGCAGGGGCCCTGAAGCGGCAGATCAGAAGCGGGTGcggagtggggatggggatgtCGGAGAATCTCGACCCCGGGTATCCCTTGATGTGCTTGCAACGCAAGGCCGCCATCGAAGACCTCAGTTTCTCTGGAAACTGAAACAGCCAAGGGGACTCCCCCCGCCCACGCCCCACCTCAAGCCCGTCAAGGTTTGCGTGCCCAGAGAGGATGGGCACCCCGCCTCGAGGGTGGGGACGGGGGGCGCCGGAGGGCCCGGGTTCGCCCACCCGCGGAGCTGCCGCGAACAGCCGGGAACTTCTGGCGCGAAACTGCAGGCCCCGCCCGAGGATCTGCGCGGGGCgcggcccccagcccggcccgaGCGCCTCGCGGCTGCCACTCCCCACTAGCCGGTGGGTGagcccccgctgccccccgccTCCAATCATTACTCTGCTCCGAGCGCTTTAAATATGCATGGGCGCGTCACGTTGTATGAATCGGGATGGGTCCATAGGGAGGGAGCCAATATCTATATAAATGTGCCCAGGGTGGGCCGAGGAGAGAgggcggtggggcggggggcgggggcccggcccCGGTGATGGCAGCGCACGTTTGAACCCCGGAGAGTTGCTCCTCTCCTAGCTCGCCTCCGCTCCGTCAAAGGAGCGGGGACCCGGGGAGGAGGTGGGCGGTACCCGCGGATGCCGGCGACCGCGGTCGCGAGGAAGCCGCCACCCCAGCGAGGCACTGGCGTTTGGGCCCCGACGCCGTCGGACCAGAGGAAGGCCCGTTCCCTAAGGGCGTGCGGTCGCAGCCGCCTTCTACTACCACTGCCCCTAGCGCGAGGTCCTTTCCCGAGGTTCTAAATCTCGGTTTTGGCCCGCAAGCCCCGGGCCCTTTCCGGACCAACAGGTGAGCCCTGGGCGCTGGCAGCGCCCCGGCTCTCGCGGCCCCTGCGCTCCGGCGCCGCCCGGTCCCCGCAGGCTCGCCATGTTCCCCTGGGGGCCCAGCTGCCTGTCGGTGCTGGGGGCCGCGGGCACCGCTCTCCTGTGCGCCGGCCTGCTGCTCAGCCTGGCCCAGCACCTCTGGACGCTCCGCTGGACGCTGAGCCGGGACCGGGCCtccgccctgcccctgcccaagGGCTCCATGGGCTGGCCCTTCTTCGGCGAAACGCTGCACTGGTTAGTTCAGGTGAGTAGCTCGCAGCCCGCACGGCCCCTTCTTCCCTGGCTCCCACCGGACCCTCCTCACTCACAGCAGTCCCAGGGTTCCAAGCCGGCCTCATCCTGTCGCCCGAGTCCCAGAGCGTAGACACAGCCCTCGCCTTTGCTCAGTTGCTCCCTTGAAGGGACCGTATGTCGCCGGAGTTCTCCCCAGCGCAACCTAAACACGACCCGACGCAACGCCAGGGTGAACCGAGGGGTTCTAAGAACACTCGCCCTCTACCCTGCAAGCACGGAATAAGGAAAAGGGGCACTTCTCAGCCGTGAGGCCTCGGGCGCCCAGGTCCCCAtgctgagcctcagtctcctcacctcACCAATGGGAACAGACCAATGCCATCTACATTTCCATCGGGGCCCATCTGAGATTCGGTTTTGTAAAGAGTGAGGCGCCCGCCTGGAGCGGGGAGCTGCTGGCGAGGGGCGGTTGGGCGGCCTGGGCCAAACCCCCGGCCGAGGCCCTGCGGCTCCAGCCTCGCTCCGCCTCGCTCGCAGGGCTCCCGCTTCCACAGCTCCCGCCGGGAGCGCTATGGGACAGTGTTCAAGACGCACCTGCTCGGCCGGCCGGTGATCCGCGTGAGCGGCGCCGAGAACGTGCGCACCATCCTGCTGGGCGAGCACCGCCTGGTGCGCAGCCAGTGGCCGCAGAGCGCTCACATCCTACTGGGCTCGCACACGCTGCTTGGCGCAGTGGGCGAGCCGCACCGGCGGCGGCGCAAGGTGAGCCAAGACCAAAGAAGGGGCCGTTGGGACGTCAGGCATGCGGTTCCCGGGGAACCTGCTGTGGGCCAGCCGGGGCTAGGTTTTAGGGGCACACTTTGAAGCTGGCAGGGACCCCAGGCTAACCAGTGGTGGCTTTGAGCCAGTCTCTTACCTTTTCCCGCTTTGGTTTATAAAGTCAGGACTGGGACTCAAGGGGCCTTTCATCTCCGATCTTCTCTATGTGATTCTGATACCGGAGTGGTGGAAAATCAGACTCAGAGAGGGACCAGAGacggcttcctggaggaggtggcatctgGAGCCTGGGTGGATGGGAGGGACTGTATACATCAGAGAGCTAGAGGGAatggcgggcgggcgggagcaAAAGCCAACACATTTAGGTCCTGGCCGcttggaagaggagaaggggacCGAAATCGGCCTCCTGGCTCCTCTGGAATCGCTGAGCAGAGGAAGCCGAACGGACCGCGGCCGGCGCTCATGCCGCGGGCCCCCCACAGGTCCTGGCACGTGTGTTCAGCCGTGCAGCTCTGCAGCGCTTGGTGCCCCGCCTGCAAGGGGCGCTGCGGCGCGAGGTGCGCTCCTGGTGCGCGGCCCGCCGGCCCGTTGCCGTCTACCAGGCCGCCAAGGCGCTCACCTTCCGCATGGCTGCGCGCATCCTGCTGGGGCTACGGCTGGACGAGGTGCAGTGTGCGGAGCTGGCCCGGACCTTCGAGCAGTTCGTAGAGAACCTCTTCTCGCTGCCCCTGGACGTCCCCTTCAGCGGCCTGCGTAAGGTACCGGCGATCTGGCCTCAGACCTTCCTCTGGGGATCCCAGCGGGGGCTCCCTCGGCTCGCCCTCTGCGTCACCTCCCCGGCGGGACCGAGGCAGGGGCCTGGATGGGGAGGTGGTGTGGCgtggcggcgggcggcggggctgaCCTCTGTCCTCGCTCGCGGTGTGACCCGAGCGGCCGCAGAGCCTCTCCGGGCCGCCCCGCGGGGATACGCGGCGGACCCGCCGGCCGCTGGCTTCCGACCCTGAGTCTCGGGGGCGGCCGCCCAAGCAGTCAGCCCAGCTGCAAGCCGAGCGGCGCCCCTTGGCCTGGCCCCCCGCGCGTCTCTGGAAGCCCGGATGGCTGCGCAACTGATGGGCGCACGAGCGCCGCGACGTTCCTCAGGCCTAGACTGGGTTGAGAGGAGTGGGTTCCCGCTCCCGTCCGCGGCTCGGGGCGCGTTAGTTTCCCCAGCAAAGAACCGCTGCTTCCTCAGACTTCCGAGCGACCGGGCCGGCTGCGTTTGACCGAGAGCAACTGGGAGGCTGCGTTTGCCTTTTCGTTGTCCGTGAGCTGAGGCTTCTCACTGTACCGATGCCTGGGTTTTCCTCacctgaataaaaataatagttatgtACAAAGGGGCATGCCTTAGGCTGATCGCCttgaatatattttctgattCAATCCTCTCAACCTGCAAagtgttcttcttcttcttttattggtgaagaaactgaagctcagagagattaagtgacttccccaagatcacacagttagtaggggcagaggcaggatttcAACCAGATCTCCTATGCTCTCAAAGCCCAAGGGCTCAGATGCTTTTGCTATGCTTGCTCCCCGAATCCCCACCCCCTGGCTATCAGCTTAAAGAGGGTAATGCTTAGAACATCCAGTAGTGTTCTCTAAGCCAGAGCTTTGCTGGATGCATCAAGATGTTCCTTCCTCTCTACTCTGGTGCCCACTGCCCCTGCCTGAGTCTAGTGCAGGGAAAGGGCCTGACtaggctctgtgccaggcctgggGACTGAGAGGTTTGTGACTCTGGGCAATTGCTTGACCCCTCAGCATCCTCCTCTCAGGATGACAGTAACTCTTTGCCTTGCCTCAAAGGTTGAAATGTGATAATCAAGAGAGAATTATGTGTAGAGATCGCGGATAAGTTCTTGGGCATTCACTGAgcctctactatgtgccaggcatggagcTAAGTTGAGAAGCTTAACACCTGGATCTCAGCAAAGCCAGAAGAGCCCCAGGAGGATGTGGCGGGGTAGGTGTACAGGTCTGGCCCCCTCAGccttcctgccccacctcccttctctccccatgCATCAGGGCATCCGGGCACGAGACCAGCTGCATCGGTACCTGGAGGAGGCAATTGCAGAGAAGCTTCACGAAGACAAGGTTGCAGAGCCGGGTGACGCCCTCGACATGATTATCCACAGCACTAGGGAGCTGGGCCATGAGCTCTCAGTGCAGGAGCTCAAGGTAGGCAGTGGGAAGGTTCTACTTCTTTCTCATTCCTAGCAGGTCCCCATACACATGGGGCATTCTGCCCTCCTTGGGGTCCTATTTGGCCATAGGCACTCCtcaggagagggggaaagaggagcCATGGGTTCCAGTCATGGCTCAGCCATAGCCactagctctgtggccttgggccagTCACCATCCACCTCTGTAAGAGTGGCCCTTGCTTCCAGGTTCTGGCCATAAACAGCTCTgctttccccacccccttctctgtcACTTCACACctttgcctctgctgctccccaccaccaccaccaccccatatGAAGGCCTCTCCATTCCTTTTCTCTACAAACCCTAGGGTTCAGGGTCAAACTACACATCCTCCTTGAAGCTCCCTCTTCTTCCCAAAATCGACATTCTTCTTCCATGAGCCACCTTGTCACCTGGCACCTTTAACCTGTTTTGCCAACAGGAGGTCTCCCCTGAGAATTAGAGCCCCTTTCCAGGTATGTGTAGAGCACAGGCAGTGGAAGTAAGGAGAGAAGCTTTGGAGTGGCCCCTAAAAGCTGTTGGAGAATGCAGAAAGGAGTAGAGAGGTTGGAGAATGCAGAAAGGAGCAGCAGGGGAAAGTTAGAAATGGGAACACCCCAACCCTTCCAAAAGAACTCCCAGCCTTTCTCTGGGCCTTAATTTCCCACTTTTCAAGAGCCATGAAGGGTAGGGTTCAGCCTTAAGTTTCTTCTTTGAGTATGGGGCTAATAATCTTGATTCTGATTCCTGAGTCATGAGATCTGGAGGTATTCAGGTGGTTAGAAGTAGATGAGCAAGTGGGCTCATGAGTCCTGGGAGAGCCCTCCCCTGTGAAAAGAGAGTGCTTGACAGGGCTGGTGGGCAGATGACTGCACCCCCCCAAATCAGGCTTCTTTAGTTCTGGTCTGGGCCTCAGGGGCAGGCCAGGCAGATTAGGCCTAGCCAGGAAGGATGTTGGGCCTCCCATGTGCAGGGCAGGCGGTTAGCCTTGGACCAGGTCATTCATTCTAGAGACGTTATGATGTGTCTGCCgggcatcaggctctatgctgggactGAGGATATAGCAGAGAGCAAAACACAGCCCTTGCTCTTGAGGTGTGGGAGGGCCGGGGTACACATTCATTCTATGATCAGACAAATCAATGCATGAACACAAACTGTGCGGGCCACCAGGAGCTGGCAAGACATAGGGAGGCAGTGAGGGTGAGGCTGGGGCTTGGAGGATGAAGCCACCAGGCCCCTTCTCTGTCCTTCTTGGACAGTGCAGACCTGGAAGAGGTTTAATACTCACTGGACCACTCCACTaagcaggaggaggaagccaCGATGCCTCCTCTGCTCCGACGGAGGCCCCACTCCTGCTGCAGAGGCTTTCCTCCGCCCTCCCACCTCCAACCCAGTTCACTGTCACAACGCCCAGCAGGGGATGCAGGCAGCACCACTGGGTGGTTAAGAGCTCGGGACTCCCGAGCCCCAGTGCTTGGGACTACCCTGAacacctctcagagcctcagtttccaccccTGTAAAACGAAGGCAGTAATTGTGTGTCACAGAATCAAAGGACTTAACACACTTAAAACCCTAAGAG from Canis lupus familiaris isolate Mischka breed German Shepherd chromosome 28, alternate assembly UU_Cfam_GSD_1.0, whole genome shotgun sequence encodes:
- the CYP26C1 gene encoding cytochrome P450 26C1 — its product is MFPWGPSCLSVLGAAGTALLCAGLLLSLAQHLWTLRWTLSRDRASALPLPKGSMGWPFFGETLHWLVQGSRFHSSRRERYGTVFKTHLLGRPVIRVSGAENVRTILLGEHRLVRSQWPQSAHILLGSHTLLGAVGEPHRRRRKVLARVFSRAALQRLVPRLQGALRREVRSWCAARRPVAVYQAAKALTFRMAARILLGLRLDEVQCAELARTFEQFVENLFSLPLDVPFSGLRKGIRARDQLHRYLEEAIAEKLHEDKVAEPGDALDMIIHSTRELGHELSVQELKETAVELLFAAFLTTASASTSLVLLLLQHPAAVAKIRQELAAQGLGRACGCAPGAAGGGAGPWPDCGCEPDLSLAALGRLRYLDCVVKEVLRLLPPVSGGYRTALRTFELDGYQIPKGWSVMYSIRDTHETAAVYRSPPEGFDPERFGAAGEDARGASGRFHYIPFGGGARSCLGQELAQAVLQLLAVELVRTARWELATPAFPAMQTVPIVHPEDGLQLFFHPLAPSAARDGLHL